The genomic interval GCACTCTAAGTTGCCCAAACGAAGGTCGGCGTTTTTAAACAAATGTGCCACGCCTACAAATGGATCGCGTCCACGCCGAATTGCGCGGTCTGCACCGCCTTCCAGCATGATGTCGCCCGCAAAGACCACCGACACCACCGGCTCCACAGAGGACGTCTGTGCAGAGACCGTCACGACAAACCATGACAAACACCATGCCGAAAGAAATTGAAGTGGGTATTTCATGGCGTTACCTCATGCAAAGCACAGCCATACAACAGCTCTTTACCTAAAAACGGCGAATACAAGGCGACGCGCCCCGTCAAGGCATCTGGGGTTGGCTGTTTGAGTGCCACAGGCGCCACAAACTTGACGTGCTGCAACACCATGGGCTGGCGTTCGGTTTGGTAAGACACGTAAAGGTTGATGGTGTCCACCTGTGTGTCGTTGCCCAGCACCACGGCCTTGAAACGAAACCGGTTTTCCAAATCCACACTGCGTACCGCATAAGGGTCATGGGTTGGCGAGAACGAGTGCTCAGATCGCGACGCATTGACCTCAAAGTGGCATTTCAGCAAAGGCACGGCCTGTGCCGCCATCGGAACCACTGCACCGAACACACACAATGCAGCCCACACTCGTCGCCAACACGCCATACATCACGCCCTTTCTGTTTGCGGTACAGCCTACAAGATGGCCCGCTGGGTTGATCCGTGGGTTTCCCCTTGTAACTGGCAAAATCTAGGTCTACGTCGAAAAGCATGTTTATGACCACTTCAAGCACACCGCCCCTCCCTACCCAGCCTCGCCTGACCAGTTTGTCCCATGGCGGCGGCTGTGGCTGCAAAATTGCCCCAGGCGTGTTGAGCGAAATTCTCAAAAGCACCCACGCGATGCCTATCCCTGCACAGCTGTTGGTGGGCATTGAAACCGCGGATGATGCTGCGGTCTATCAGCTCAACGACGAGCAAGCACTGATTGCCACCACCGACTTCTTCATGCCCATCGTGGATGACCCGTTTGACTTTGGTCGCATCGCCGCCACCAACGCCATCAGCGATGTGTACGCCATGGGCGGCACACCCATCATGGCCTTGGCCTTGGTGGGCATGCCCATCAACGTGTTGTCACCCGAGACCATTGGCAAAATTTTGGACGGCGGTCAAAGCGTGTGCCGCGAGGCGGGCATCCCCATCGCGGGCGGCCACACCATTGACTCGGTCGAGCCGATTTACGGCTTGGTCGTCATGGGCTTGGTTCACCCCAAACGCATCAAACGCAACGCAGATGCCCGCGTGGGCGACCGGTTGATTTTGGGCAAACCACTGGGCGTGGGCGTGTTGTCTGCCGCGCTCAAAAAGAACGCACTCAGCACCGAAGGCTATGCGCAAATGATTGCCAACACGACGCAACTCAACACACCAGGTGCGGCACTGTCCGCCTTGGCTGGTGTGCACGCCATGACCGATGTGACGGGCTTTGGCTTGGCGGGTCATGCCTTAGAAATGGCGCGAGGTTCTCAAACCACGGTGCAACTCCACATGCAGAAAGTGCCGCTGCTGCACGGCGTGCGCGCACTGGCTGAGCAAGGCATGCTCACCGGCGCATCAGGCCGCAACTGGTCTGCCTACGGCCATGAGATTGAGCTCGCGCCTGGATGCAACGCCGTTGACCAAGCCTTGCTGAGTGATCCGCAAACCAGTGGCGGCTTGCTCGTGGCATGTACCCCTGAGACAGTGGATGAGGTACTGGCCATCTTCCACGCGCATGGCTTTGCCAGCGCTTGCGAAGTGGGCGAAATCAAAGCCGCCTCAACGGATGGCATCAAGCTGCAAGTGCGTTAAATACCAGCCTCTTGAAATCGTAAATTTATACTGCTCTCCTTTGAAAGAAAACAACCACATGTCCACCATTCCAGCTTGCCCCCAATGCGGCCAAGAAAACACCTACCAAGACGGCGACAACTATGTCTGCGCCGACTGCGCGCATGAGTGGCCCATGGTGGCTGCCGCTGCGGCAGACGACGAAGACGAGGCGGTGGTGAAAGATGCCAACGGCACGGTATTGAAAGACGGCGATGCCGTGGTGCTCATCAAAGACCTCAAGGTCAAGGGCTCATCCACCACGCTCAAGATGGGCACCAAGGTCAAAAGTATTCGCTTGGTTGGCGGCGACCACGAAGTGGACTGCAAGATGGATGTGGGCAACTACATGTTGAAGGCTTGCTTCCTGCGCAAAGCCTAAACACGCGCAGCGCTTAAAGCACCCGACCTCGGTTCGATTTGATCGCCGAGGTCTTTTTTTTGCTGTCTAAGCGGCGCAGCTTAGACGCATAGGTGGGCTTGGTGGGCTTGCGCTTTTTGGGTGGCTTGGCCACGCTTTGTACCAAGTCGAGTAAACGCGCAAAGGCTTCAATGCGGTTCATGTCTTGGCTGCGGTGTTCTTGCGCTTTGATCACCACCACGCCTTCGTTGGTGATACGGTGGTCTGGCAAGCACAACAAACGTTCTTTCACATCATCTGGCAAAGACGACGCCATCACATCAAACCGCAAATGAATGGCACTCGAGACTTTGTTGACGTTTTGCCCACCCGCGCCTTGGGCGCGAACTGCGGTGACTTCAACTTCAGACTCGTTGATGTGCATGGTGTGTGCTTAGACGTGCCAGCCGGGCAACTCGCCCATAGCCCAAACAATCAAACTGACGGTGAAGAAGGACGCGACAGTGGTCACCAACAACGCGGCAGCACAAAACCCCTCTTCCCCGTGACGTTGCGCCAACAAGGGGTAGATGCCCAGCATGGGCATCCCCGCCAGCAACACCGCAGAAATTTTGAGGCTGGGCTCCATCGGGCCCACCACCATCAACATCAGCCCAACAGCCAAAGGGTGCACCACCAATTTACCGATGGCAATCCAGCGCACCTCTTGAATCAGGCCCAGCACACGCATACCCACCAAAGAGCCGCCGTTCACAAACAGGGCAATCGCAGCAGTGGAGGCGGCAAATAAGTTCACGGTCTTCGACAACACCTCTGGCAAGTGCCAACCCAAGATGGAGAACGCAAAGCCCAACACAATCGCTTGCATCATGGGAATCTTGGCCATGCGCTTCAAGCTTTGAAGCACGGTGTGTCGCCATGACAAATGGGCGGTCTCACCGCTTTCAGCCATAGCCAGCGCCAACGGAATCGTCACCAAGTTTTCAACCAACACGGTCAAGGCCAAACCCACACCCGCAGCAGGCCCCAAGAGTTGCAACAAGATGGGATAGCCCACGTAGCCACTGTTGGCCGAACTCACCCCCATCGCCACCAGGCTGCTTTGCGTGAGCGATTTTTTGCGCCACACACGCCACACACCAAAGCCAAGTGCAAAAGAAAATACGGACCCCACGCCATAGGCAATCAAATACCTTGGGTTCATCACCTCGGCAAAGTCGCGTTGCGTCAGCGTGTTAAACAGCATGGCAGGCAGCGCAAAGTGCAGCACAAAACGCCCCAACACTTGGCCATCCAGTTTGCTGAACAAGCCGCGATACGTGGCCGCAAAGCCCAGCGCGATGACCAAATAAATAGGGCCAGTGATGGTGAGGATGTTGAGCATTGAGTCTGTGGCTTATTGTTTTTGAATGCCTGCGCGTTGAATCACATCGCTCCAACGCTTGATTTCAGTTTGCAACCAATCGTGTGCTTGCCCCACCGTGCTGGGATGCGGCTCGACATTCAAGTCCAGCAACTTCTGACGCACGGCTGGGTTTTGCAGCGCGGCGTTCACTTCTTTGTTCAAACGGTCCACCACCGCTTGTGGTGTTTTGGCTGGCACGCCCAAACCATTCCACGAGGTCGATACGAAATTAGGCACGCCGCCCTCTTTGGCTGTCGGAACTTGTGGCAAAGCCGTGTTGCGTTTTGGGCCTGTCACGGCCAAAGCACGCAGTGCCCCACCCTTGATTTGCGGCAGCACAGGGCTGAGCACTTCCACCGCGATATCAATTTGTCCACCGCGCAGCGCGTTCATCACAGCGGGGGTGCCATTGAAAGGCACCACTTGGGCATCTAAGCCCGCCACCGATTTAAACAACTCAGCCGTCAAATGTTGGGTGCTGCCGATGTTGATGCTGCCAATGTTGAGTTTCCCTGGGTTGGCTTTGGCCCATGTCAACAACTCGGGCAGCGATTGAAAACGCGAATCAGCGCTGGTGACAACAGCTAAGTCAAACGTCCCCATCAGCGAAACGGGCGTGAAGTCTTTCACGGGGTCAAATGGCAAAGCCTTGAACAGACCAGCACTCACCGCGTTGGCGTTGGACATCAGCAAAATGGTGTAGCCGTCAGGCTCGGACTTGGCCACGATCTCCGCCGCCACAATGCCACCGGCGCCGGGGCGGTTGTCAATGACCACCGCTTGGCCTAAACCTTCCGACATTTTTTGTGCGACCGTACGTGCGGTCAGGTCAGCCACACCGCCTGCACCAAACGGCACAACGATGCGCAAAGGCTTTGTGGGGTACGACTGGCCATGGGCACTCACGGCAGCCAAGGCGCAAAACGCAGTCGCTGCAACAGCTG from Limnohabitans curvus carries:
- the selD gene encoding selenide, water dikinase SelD, whose protein sequence is MTTSSTPPLPTQPRLTSLSHGGGCGCKIAPGVLSEILKSTHAMPIPAQLLVGIETADDAAVYQLNDEQALIATTDFFMPIVDDPFDFGRIAATNAISDVYAMGGTPIMALALVGMPINVLSPETIGKILDGGQSVCREAGIPIAGGHTIDSVEPIYGLVVMGLVHPKRIKRNADARVGDRLILGKPLGVGVLSAALKKNALSTEGYAQMIANTTQLNTPGAALSALAGVHAMTDVTGFGLAGHALEMARGSQTTVQLHMQKVPLLHGVRALAEQGMLTGASGRNWSAYGHEIELAPGCNAVDQALLSDPQTSGGLLVACTPETVDEVLAIFHAHGFASACEVGEIKAASTDGIKLQVR
- a CDS encoding zinc ribbon domain-containing protein YjdM yields the protein MSTIPACPQCGQENTYQDGDNYVCADCAHEWPMVAAAAADDEDEAVVKDANGTVLKDGDAVVLIKDLKVKGSSTTLKMGTKVKSIRLVGGDHEVDCKMDVGNYMLKACFLRKA
- the arfB gene encoding alternative ribosome rescue aminoacyl-tRNA hydrolase ArfB, whose translation is MHINESEVEVTAVRAQGAGGQNVNKVSSAIHLRFDVMASSLPDDVKERLLCLPDHRITNEGVVVIKAQEHRSQDMNRIEAFARLLDLVQSVAKPPKKRKPTKPTYASKLRRLDSKKKTSAIKSNRGRVL
- a CDS encoding AEC family transporter; this encodes MLNILTITGPIYLVIALGFAATYRGLFSKLDGQVLGRFVLHFALPAMLFNTLTQRDFAEVMNPRYLIAYGVGSVFSFALGFGVWRVWRKKSLTQSSLVAMGVSSANSGYVGYPILLQLLGPAAGVGLALTVLVENLVTIPLALAMAESGETAHLSWRHTVLQSLKRMAKIPMMQAIVLGFAFSILGWHLPEVLSKTVNLFAASTAAIALFVNGGSLVGMRVLGLIQEVRWIAIGKLVVHPLAVGLMLMVVGPMEPSLKISAVLLAGMPMLGIYPLLAQRHGEEGFCAAALLVTTVASFFTVSLIVWAMGELPGWHV
- a CDS encoding Bug family tripartite tricarboxylate transporter substrate binding protein; the encoded protein is MPIRRLVLSRFAAVAATAFCALAAVSAHGQSYPTKPLRIVVPFGAGGVADLTARTVAQKMSEGLGQAVVIDNRPGAGGIVAAEIVAKSEPDGYTILLMSNANAVSAGLFKALPFDPVKDFTPVSLMGTFDLAVVTSADSRFQSLPELLTWAKANPGKLNIGSINIGSTQHLTAELFKSVAGLDAQVVPFNGTPAVMNALRGGQIDIAVEVLSPVLPQIKGGALRALAVTGPKRNTALPQVPTAKEGGVPNFVSTSWNGLGVPAKTPQAVVDRLNKEVNAALQNPAVRQKLLDLNVEPHPSTVGQAHDWLQTEIKRWSDVIQRAGIQKQ